Proteins encoded together in one Spodoptera frugiperda isolate SF20-4 chromosome 15, AGI-APGP_CSIRO_Sfru_2.0, whole genome shotgun sequence window:
- the LOC118279526 gene encoding casein kinase II subunit alpha isoform X1 has protein sequence MVLAYILRGKKLIIFLLLCVSLFKTYAISGKTIADKSNWRRHMTMAVPSRARVYADVNSQRPREYWDYESYVVDWGNQEDYQLVRKLGRGKYSEVFEAINITNNEKCVVKILKPVKKKKIKREIKILENLRGGTNIITLQAVVKDPVSRTPALIFEHVNNTDFKQLYQTLSDYDIRYYLYELLKALDYCHSMGIMHRDVKPHNVMIDHDHRKLRLIDWGLAEFYHPGQDYNVRVASRYFKGPELLVDYQMYDYSLDMWSLGCMLASMIFRKEPFFHGHDNYDQLVRIAKVLGTEELFEYLDKYHIELDPRFNDILGRHSRKRWERFVHSENQHLVSPEALDFLDRLLRYDHYERYTAREAMDHPYFYPIVKEQGRMVSSNSPTPNALQGPISTTE, from the exons TATCATTATTCAAGACATACGCGATTTCCGGAAAGACTATCGCAGATAAAAGCAATTGGCGAAGGCATATGACGATGGCAGTACCAAGTAGAGCGAGGGTATATGCTGATGTCAACTCACAACGTCCAAGAGAATACTGGGACTATGAAAGCTATGTGGTTGACTGGGGCAACCAGGAAGACTACCAGTTGGTGCGTAAGCTTGGGCGTGGAAAATACAGTGAAGTGTTCgaggcaataaatattacaaataacgAGAAGTGTGTAGTTAAAATATTGAAG cCTGTTAAAAAGAAGAAGataaaaagagaaataaaaatattagaaaacttAAGAGGAGGcacaaatataattactttACAAGCTGTAGTCAAAGATCCTGTTTCTCGTACTCCAGCACTCATTTTTGAACATGTCAACAACACTGATTTTAAACAGCTGTATCAAACACTGTCAGATTATGATAtaag ATATTATTTGTATGAACTGCTGAAGGCATTAGATTATTGCCACAGTATGGGCATCATGCATAGAGATGTGAAGCCACACAATGTGATGATCGACCATGATCACAGAAAGTTGCGTCTTATTGACTGGGGACTAGCTGAGTTCTACCACCCTGGTCAAGACTATAATGTTCGAGTGGCTTCTAGATATTTTAAG gGTCCAGAGCTCTTGGTGGATTATCAAATGTATGATTATTCTTTGGACATGTGGTCACTAGGATGCATGTTAGCATCAATGATTTTCCGCAAAGAGCCATTTTTCCATGGCCATGACAATTATGATCAGCTTGTGCGTATTGCTAAAGTGCTGGGCACTGAAGAGCTATTTGAATATTTGGATAAATATCATATAGAATTGGATCCACGGTTTAATGATATACTTGGCAG GCATTCTCGTAAACGATGGGAGCGTTTTGTCCACTCTGAAAATCAACACTTGGTATCTCCTGAAGCATTAGATTTTCTAGATCGCCTTCTACGCTATGATCATTATGAGAGATATACTGCTCGTGAGGCAATGGATCATCCTTACTTCT atCCTATTGTGAAGGAGCAAGGACGAATGGTTTCTTCCAATTCTCCAACTCCTAATGCATTGCAAGGACCAATAAGTACTACAGAATAA
- the LOC118279526 gene encoding casein kinase II subunit alpha isoform X2: MTMAVPSRARVYADVNSQRPREYWDYESYVVDWGNQEDYQLVRKLGRGKYSEVFEAINITNNEKCVVKILKPVKKKKIKREIKILENLRGGTNIITLQAVVKDPVSRTPALIFEHVNNTDFKQLYQTLSDYDIRYYLYELLKALDYCHSMGIMHRDVKPHNVMIDHDHRKLRLIDWGLAEFYHPGQDYNVRVASRYFKGPELLVDYQMYDYSLDMWSLGCMLASMIFRKEPFFHGHDNYDQLVRIAKVLGTEELFEYLDKYHIELDPRFNDILGRHSRKRWERFVHSENQHLVSPEALDFLDRLLRYDHYERYTAREAMDHPYFYPIVKEQGRMVSSNSPTPNALQGPISTTE, translated from the exons ATGACGATGGCAGTACCAAGTAGAGCGAGGGTATATGCTGATGTCAACTCACAACGTCCAAGAGAATACTGGGACTATGAAAGCTATGTGGTTGACTGGGGCAACCAGGAAGACTACCAGTTGGTGCGTAAGCTTGGGCGTGGAAAATACAGTGAAGTGTTCgaggcaataaatattacaaataacgAGAAGTGTGTAGTTAAAATATTGAAG cCTGTTAAAAAGAAGAAGataaaaagagaaataaaaatattagaaaacttAAGAGGAGGcacaaatataattactttACAAGCTGTAGTCAAAGATCCTGTTTCTCGTACTCCAGCACTCATTTTTGAACATGTCAACAACACTGATTTTAAACAGCTGTATCAAACACTGTCAGATTATGATAtaag ATATTATTTGTATGAACTGCTGAAGGCATTAGATTATTGCCACAGTATGGGCATCATGCATAGAGATGTGAAGCCACACAATGTGATGATCGACCATGATCACAGAAAGTTGCGTCTTATTGACTGGGGACTAGCTGAGTTCTACCACCCTGGTCAAGACTATAATGTTCGAGTGGCTTCTAGATATTTTAAG gGTCCAGAGCTCTTGGTGGATTATCAAATGTATGATTATTCTTTGGACATGTGGTCACTAGGATGCATGTTAGCATCAATGATTTTCCGCAAAGAGCCATTTTTCCATGGCCATGACAATTATGATCAGCTTGTGCGTATTGCTAAAGTGCTGGGCACTGAAGAGCTATTTGAATATTTGGATAAATATCATATAGAATTGGATCCACGGTTTAATGATATACTTGGCAG GCATTCTCGTAAACGATGGGAGCGTTTTGTCCACTCTGAAAATCAACACTTGGTATCTCCTGAAGCATTAGATTTTCTAGATCGCCTTCTACGCTATGATCATTATGAGAGATATACTGCTCGTGAGGCAATGGATCATCCTTACTTCT atCCTATTGTGAAGGAGCAAGGACGAATGGTTTCTTCCAATTCTCCAACTCCTAATGCATTGCAAGGACCAATAAGTACTACAGAATAA